One Micromonospora sp. FIMYZ51 genomic window carries:
- a CDS encoding alpha-(1->3)-arabinofuranosyltransferase, whose product MSPVLGRLRRSPGTALSLLRRSPGTALSLLLLTVIAFGQRPGQVTFDTKLDLAVDPMQFLARALHLWNPEATSGELQNQAYGYLFPMGPFFALGQLLGVPPWITQRLWTALLLAAAFYGLLRLARALNIGTEPTRYAAAIGYALAPRVVTEIGVLSAETISAAMLPWVLLPLVTVRRIGSPRRAAALSALAVLGMGGINAAIVLLALLLPGVWLLTRRWDAQHRRLVAWWCVCVLGVCLWWIVPLLLLGQYSLPFLDFIESSTTTTAVASLFQAVRGTNQWVAYIVQGDPWWPAGWLLIDHPVLMVLTALVALIGLAGLAGNLLPERRFLVTGFLTGLTLLTIGYVGAVDSPLSEVVRDLLDGPLAPFRNVHKLDPVLRLPLLLGFAHGVDAVATRLHNALSRRRPASWLRPLIFAPVLLLVLGAAAPAWLGQLRAGPGWSDLPPHWRAAATWLADRDALARTLMVPGSGFGQYVWGRTLDEPLQPLAGAPWAVRNQIPLGSNGNTRMMDTVEQVLAGGQGSAGLADLLARSGFRHLLLRNDLDRNQVDAPPVAVLRRALADSPGIVRVASFGTTDALSRTLGSPVDGGASVLPAIEVYEVQRPVPVMSAVLSADVPTVSGGPESLLPLLEQGVVERDRPVVLAGDRADAPDLTGDSWIVTDGLRRQERDIGRARDNLSQTFTANEAGRQGRVALDLLPFAGDQHQTTAVYQGVRDVSASSATSFVDHLGPADPSHLPFAAIDGDYATAWHSAPLSGPVGQWLQVDLDTPRQVESVDIAFVSDLAVGWPVTRFRITTDRGSVEHEVAQTLGGHSYYTLPGPTSRIRVTVLAVADGQLNGGVGIRELAIPETEPRRTLRAPTDLPRELSGPVSWVFSRGPTDRPACYPASASGAARDTAADTGVDDSAIRCDRFLARVGEEPLGLDRLFHNPAAGTYRMELRAVARPGGGLTLSGPDVTATASSHLAGDPAVAAYAAVDGDPDTAWLAGTGDLRPTLGLSWSGRQRLDRVRLRAAELPVGSLPERVEIRTPGRAVTVPVDSDGTVTFPPVRTDRIEIVVLETRHRLADLRGNGWPATAGIAEVEIPALAELSNPIDAATRVVERCGDGPVVELGGFRYDTSVDATLGDVLAGRPVPLRVCGEDGAVLELPAGGHRLATTPSAGFLVRDAALRPADDHGSAAPRHREVTVLDWAPTERTVRVADGEQALLVVPENANAGWAATLDGAPLTAARVDGWQQAWVLPAGAGGEVRLVFEPDRSYRGGLAAGALTALGVLVLAAWPARRRVPVDASGAGAIPAEASAWAIGALLVVLLAALGGVLPVAIVLAAMLLRQLAVRALPVVVLAGLTVATAVAVAGRLRGHGQEWAYVSWTQAAMLIAIGAVVAAVVPVPGARPDPAIPDDVTPSTPGEAAEVAQDRAEDDDGTVAR is encoded by the coding sequence GTGAGCCCGGTACTGGGGCGACTGCGCCGCTCGCCCGGTACCGCACTCTCGCTGCTGCGCCGCTCGCCCGGTACGGCGCTGTCGCTGCTGCTGCTCACCGTGATCGCCTTCGGCCAGCGACCCGGTCAGGTCACCTTCGACACCAAACTCGACCTGGCCGTCGACCCGATGCAGTTCCTGGCCCGGGCGCTGCACCTGTGGAATCCGGAAGCCACCTCCGGGGAGTTGCAGAACCAGGCGTACGGCTACCTCTTCCCGATGGGGCCGTTCTTCGCCCTCGGCCAGTTGCTGGGCGTACCGCCGTGGATCACCCAGCGGCTGTGGACGGCACTGCTGCTCGCCGCCGCGTTCTACGGGCTGCTGCGGCTGGCTCGGGCGCTGAACATCGGCACCGAACCGACCCGGTACGCGGCGGCGATCGGCTACGCGCTGGCGCCCCGGGTCGTCACCGAGATCGGCGTACTGTCGGCGGAGACGATCTCCGCCGCGATGCTGCCCTGGGTGCTGTTGCCGCTGGTGACCGTACGCCGGATCGGGTCTCCGCGCCGGGCCGCCGCGCTCTCCGCGCTGGCCGTGCTGGGCATGGGCGGGATCAACGCGGCGATCGTGCTGCTCGCCCTGTTGCTGCCCGGTGTCTGGCTGCTCACCCGGCGCTGGGACGCGCAGCACCGGCGGCTGGTCGCCTGGTGGTGCGTCTGCGTGCTCGGGGTCTGCCTGTGGTGGATCGTGCCGTTGCTGCTGCTCGGCCAGTACAGTCTCCCCTTCCTCGACTTCATCGAGTCCTCCACCACCACGACGGCGGTGGCCTCGCTGTTCCAGGCGGTACGCGGCACCAACCAGTGGGTGGCGTACATCGTGCAGGGCGATCCCTGGTGGCCGGCCGGCTGGCTGCTGATCGACCACCCCGTGCTGATGGTGCTCACCGCGCTGGTGGCGCTGATCGGGCTGGCCGGGCTGGCCGGCAACCTGCTGCCCGAGCGACGGTTCCTGGTGACCGGCTTCCTCACCGGGCTGACCCTGCTGACCATCGGCTACGTCGGCGCGGTGGACAGCCCGCTGTCCGAGGTGGTCCGCGACCTGCTGGACGGCCCGCTCGCGCCGTTCCGCAACGTGCACAAGCTCGACCCGGTGCTGCGGCTGCCGCTGCTGCTCGGCTTCGCACACGGCGTCGACGCGGTCGCCACCCGGCTGCACAACGCGCTGTCCCGGCGGCGGCCGGCGAGCTGGCTGCGTCCGCTGATCTTCGCGCCGGTGCTGCTGCTCGTCCTGGGTGCCGCCGCACCGGCCTGGCTCGGGCAACTGCGCGCCGGGCCGGGCTGGTCCGACCTGCCACCGCACTGGCGGGCCGCGGCGACCTGGCTCGCCGACCGCGACGCGCTGGCCCGCACGCTCATGGTGCCCGGCTCCGGCTTCGGCCAGTACGTCTGGGGGCGCACCCTCGACGAACCGTTGCAGCCGCTGGCTGGCGCGCCGTGGGCGGTGCGCAACCAGATCCCGCTCGGCTCGAACGGCAACACCCGGATGATGGACACCGTCGAGCAGGTGCTGGCCGGCGGCCAGGGCTCCGCCGGCCTGGCCGATCTGCTCGCCCGCTCGGGCTTCCGACATCTGCTGCTCCGCAACGACCTCGACCGCAACCAGGTCGACGCGCCGCCGGTGGCGGTGCTGCGCCGGGCGTTGGCCGACTCGCCGGGCATCGTCCGGGTGGCCAGCTTCGGCACCACCGACGCGCTGTCCCGGACGCTCGGCAGCCCGGTGGACGGCGGTGCCAGCGTCCTGCCGGCCATCGAGGTGTACGAGGTGCAACGCCCGGTGCCGGTGATGTCGGCGGTGCTCAGCGCCGACGTGCCCACGGTCAGCGGCGGACCGGAATCGCTGCTGCCGCTGCTGGAACAGGGAGTGGTGGAGCGGGACCGGCCGGTGGTGCTCGCCGGTGACCGGGCCGACGCCCCGGACCTGACCGGCGACTCGTGGATCGTCACCGACGGCCTGCGTCGCCAGGAGCGGGACATCGGCCGGGCCCGGGACAACCTCTCCCAGACGTTTACCGCAAACGAGGCGGGGCGGCAGGGGCGGGTCGCCCTCGACCTGCTGCCGTTCGCCGGCGACCAGCACCAGACCACCGCGGTCTACCAGGGCGTACGCGATGTGAGCGCGTCCTCGGCGACGAGCTTCGTGGACCATCTCGGCCCGGCGGACCCGTCGCACCTGCCGTTCGCGGCCATCGACGGGGACTACGCCACCGCCTGGCACTCGGCGCCGTTGAGCGGGCCGGTCGGGCAGTGGCTCCAGGTCGACCTGGACACTCCGCGCCAGGTGGAGAGCGTGGACATCGCCTTCGTCAGCGACCTGGCGGTGGGCTGGCCGGTGACCCGGTTCCGGATCACCACCGATCGGGGTTCGGTCGAGCACGAGGTGGCCCAGACGCTCGGCGGCCACTCGTACTACACCCTGCCCGGGCCGACCAGCCGGATCCGGGTGACCGTGCTGGCGGTGGCCGACGGCCAGCTCAACGGAGGTGTCGGCATCCGGGAACTGGCCATCCCGGAAACCGAGCCGCGACGTACCCTGCGGGCCCCGACCGACCTGCCGCGAGAGCTGTCCGGGCCGGTCAGTTGGGTGTTCAGCCGAGGGCCCACCGACCGGCCGGCGTGCTATCCGGCCTCGGCCTCCGGCGCCGCCCGGGACACGGCAGCCGACACCGGAGTCGACGACTCGGCGATTCGCTGCGACCGGTTCCTGGCCCGGGTCGGCGAGGAGCCGCTGGGGTTGGACCGGCTGTTCCACAATCCGGCCGCCGGCACGTACCGGATGGAGCTTCGCGCGGTGGCCCGACCCGGCGGCGGGCTGACGCTGTCCGGCCCGGACGTGACGGCGACCGCCTCGTCACACCTGGCCGGGGATCCGGCGGTGGCCGCGTACGCGGCGGTCGACGGTGACCCGGACACGGCGTGGTTGGCCGGCACCGGAGACCTGCGTCCCACCCTGGGGTTGAGCTGGTCGGGCCGGCAGCGCCTCGACCGGGTACGACTGCGAGCCGCCGAACTACCGGTCGGCTCCCTGCCCGAGCGGGTCGAGATCCGTACGCCGGGGCGCGCGGTGACCGTGCCGGTGGACAGCGACGGGACGGTCACGTTCCCCCCGGTGCGTACCGACCGAATCGAGATCGTCGTGCTGGAGACCCGGCACCGGCTGGCCGACCTGCGGGGTAATGGCTGGCCCGCCACCGCGGGCATCGCCGAGGTGGAGATTCCCGCGCTTGCCGAGCTGTCGAACCCGATCGACGCCGCGACCCGGGTGGTCGAACGGTGTGGCGACGGGCCGGTGGTCGAACTTGGCGGATTCCGCTACGACACCTCGGTCGACGCCACCCTGGGCGACGTGCTGGCCGGGCGGCCGGTGCCGCTGCGGGTCTGCGGCGAGGACGGCGCGGTGCTGGAACTGCCGGCCGGCGGCCACCGGTTGGCGACCACCCCGTCGGCGGGCTTCCTGGTGCGGGACGCGGCCCTGCGACCGGCCGACGACCACGGTTCCGCCGCACCCCGGCACCGCGAGGTCACCGTGCTGGACTGGGCGCCCACCGAGCGGACGGTTCGGGTCGCCGATGGCGAGCAGGCGTTGCTTGTGGTGCCGGAGAACGCGAACGCCGGCTGGGCGGCCACCCTGGACGGTGCACCGCTGACCGCCGCCCGGGTGGACGGCTGGCAGCAGGCGTGGGTGCTGCCGGCCGGTGCCGGCGGCGAGGTTCGGCTGGTCTTCGAGCCCGACCGGTCGTACCGGGGTGGGCTGGCGGCAGGCGCGTTGACCGCGCTCGGAGTGCTGGTGCTGGCCGCCTGGCCGGCGCGCCGCCGGGTGCCGGTGGACGCCAGCGGGGCAGGAGCGATCCCGGCGGAGGCGTCGGCGTGGGCCATCGGTGCCCTGTTGGTGGTCCTGCTCGCCGCGTTGGGTGGCGTCCTGCCGGTGGCGATCGTGCTGGCCGCGATGCTGCTGCGGCAGTTGGCCGTGCGGGCGCTTCCGGTGGTGGTGCTGGCTGGGCTGACGGTGGCCACGGCGGTCGCGGTGGCCGGACGCCTGCGGGGCCATGGGCAGGAGTGGGCGTACGTCTCCTGGACGCAGGCGGCCATGTTGATCGCGATCGGTGCGGTCGTCGCCGCGGTGGTGCCCGTCCCCGGTGCACGGCCCGACCCGGCCATCCCGGATGATGTGACGCCGAGCACACCAGGCGAGGCGGCGGAGGTGGCTCAAGACCGGGCTGAGGACGACGACGGGACGGTGGCACGGTGA
- a CDS encoding substrate-binding and VWA domain-containing protein produces the protein MEADRPAPSRALSHRSPVVLLSAALVLLLAGWGAVAYVRADRGTPTCVEQVQLRVVAAPVIAPALDRVVRANVGGQPCVSVAVESRQSAAVARELADGGEVGHAWVPESTFWLRRARAAGAFEVPERGTSVASTPVVLAVTERVARRSGWPAQPLAWKSLVGTGSRAAQVGIPDPAADPTGVAALLGVRVLADDTRTSPATVAATLRRLAERTFSPADGADLLTPGRALPGRVDVVAASEQAVLEHNALAGSGKLVAAYPEVAVPSLDLPYVVLPGAQGRVRDAAGNFLATLLTGAARETFSGYGFRTASGFPPAIPADGRLRAEERRPVPLPAEEAVTDLLTAWSGVQRSARILTLLDVSGSMAAQVPGGGDRLDATVRAAQEGAALLLDNSEIGVWVFATKLDGDRDYREILPVRPLGSQRKKLAEALAGVRVKPGGGTGLYDSTLAAYRDARRNWTPGRINLVLVMTDGRNEDDDSISRAEFLAELGRLQEPRRPLPIIFIGLGADVDPDELDAITKVTGGRVFVTAQPRGMRRIFFSALADLSCQPPECRR, from the coding sequence GTGGAGGCCGACCGTCCCGCGCCGTCGCGCGCCCTGTCCCACCGCTCCCCGGTGGTACTGCTCAGCGCCGCGCTGGTGCTGCTGCTGGCCGGCTGGGGCGCGGTCGCGTACGTCCGTGCGGACCGGGGCACGCCTACCTGTGTCGAGCAGGTCCAACTCAGGGTGGTGGCCGCCCCGGTGATCGCCCCGGCGCTCGATCGCGTGGTGCGGGCGAACGTCGGCGGTCAGCCCTGCGTGTCGGTGGCCGTGGAGTCCCGACAGTCGGCCGCCGTGGCCCGGGAACTCGCCGACGGCGGCGAGGTCGGGCACGCCTGGGTACCGGAGTCGACGTTCTGGCTGCGGCGGGCCCGGGCCGCGGGCGCGTTCGAGGTTCCGGAACGGGGTACGTCGGTGGCGAGCACGCCGGTGGTGCTGGCGGTGACCGAGCGGGTCGCCCGTCGATCCGGCTGGCCGGCGCAGCCGCTGGCGTGGAAGTCGCTTGTCGGCACCGGGTCGCGGGCGGCCCAGGTCGGCATCCCCGACCCGGCGGCCGATCCGACCGGGGTGGCCGCGCTGCTCGGCGTCCGGGTGCTGGCCGACGACACCCGGACCTCGCCCGCGACCGTGGCGGCGACGCTGCGGCGGCTCGCCGAGCGGACGTTCAGCCCGGCGGACGGTGCCGACCTGCTGACCCCGGGCCGCGCCCTGCCCGGCCGGGTCGACGTGGTCGCCGCAAGCGAGCAGGCCGTGCTCGAACACAACGCACTCGCCGGCTCCGGCAAGCTGGTGGCGGCGTACCCGGAGGTGGCCGTCCCCTCGCTCGACCTGCCGTACGTGGTGCTGCCCGGTGCGCAGGGCCGGGTCCGAGACGCCGCCGGGAACTTTCTCGCCACCCTGCTCACCGGCGCGGCGCGGGAGACGTTCAGCGGTTACGGCTTCCGGACCGCGTCGGGCTTCCCACCTGCCATCCCGGCCGACGGCCGGCTGCGGGCGGAGGAACGTCGACCGGTCCCGCTGCCGGCCGAGGAGGCGGTCACCGACCTGCTGACCGCGTGGAGCGGTGTGCAGCGCAGCGCCCGGATCCTGACCCTGTTGGACGTCTCCGGCTCGATGGCCGCGCAGGTGCCGGGCGGCGGTGACCGGCTCGACGCCACCGTCCGGGCGGCCCAGGAGGGCGCGGCGTTGCTGCTGGACAACAGCGAGATCGGGGTCTGGGTCTTCGCCACCAAGCTCGACGGGGATCGGGACTACCGCGAGATCCTGCCGGTGCGCCCCCTGGGCAGCCAGCGCAAGAAGCTCGCCGAGGCGCTGGCCGGCGTACGGGTCAAGCCCGGGGGCGGGACCGGGCTGTACGACAGCACGCTGGCCGCGTACCGCGACGCGCGGCGCAACTGGACGCCGGGCCGGATCAACCTGGTGCTGGTGATGACCGACGGGCGTAACGAGGACGACGACAGCATCAGCCGCGCCGAGTTCCTCGCCGAACTCGGCCGGTTGCAGGAGCCCCGCCGGCCGCTGCCGATCATCTTCATCGGCCTCGGCGCCGACGTCGACCCCGACGAACTGGACGCGATCACGAAGGTCACCGGCGGGCGGGTCTTCGTCACCGCGCAGCCCAGGGGCATGCGGCGCATCTTCTTCTCGGCCCTGGCCGACCTAAGCTGCCAACCGCCGGAGTGCCGCCGGTGA
- a CDS encoding glycosyltransferase family 4 protein yields the protein MDTYGTPSRHVLFLNWRDTLNPEGGGSEVYIERIAAELVTAGHQVTLFCAAHRNAGRSTVTDSGVRVLRRGSRMTVYLRAALICLAGRFGFGPLSRRGLGRPDLIVDVCNGVPFFAPLYAGRPVIALVHHVHREQWPVVFGPWLARIGWWIESRLAVRLYRRCRYVTVSEASRAELATLGVDAERIDVVPNGTPPVTGPALPRTLHPSLLVLGRLVPHKRVEIALRTVAELADELPELELVVAGQGWWEEPLRELAGTLGITDRVRFAGFVTEEEKHALLCSSWLALTPSLKEGWGLTIVEAAARSTPTLAFRYAGGVAEAMVDTETGVLVDDEQEFTTVVRDLLADDVRRKDMGEAALAHAARFTWAATGARFAQLVARATARTG from the coding sequence GTGGACACCTACGGCACCCCCTCTCGCCATGTCCTGTTCCTGAACTGGCGCGACACGCTCAATCCCGAAGGCGGCGGTTCGGAGGTCTACATCGAGCGGATCGCCGCCGAGCTGGTCACCGCAGGTCACCAGGTGACTCTCTTCTGTGCCGCCCACCGCAACGCCGGCCGGAGCACCGTCACCGATTCCGGCGTCCGCGTGCTGCGCCGTGGCTCGCGGATGACCGTCTACCTGCGCGCGGCACTGATCTGCCTCGCCGGCCGCTTCGGGTTCGGCCCGCTGAGCCGACGCGGGCTCGGCCGGCCGGACCTGATCGTGGACGTCTGCAACGGGGTGCCGTTCTTCGCCCCGCTCTACGCCGGCCGCCCGGTCATCGCGCTGGTGCACCACGTGCACCGAGAGCAGTGGCCGGTGGTCTTCGGCCCGTGGCTGGCCCGCATCGGCTGGTGGATCGAATCGCGGCTGGCCGTACGGCTGTACCGCCGCTGCCGTTACGTCACCGTCTCCGAGGCGAGCCGGGCCGAGTTGGCCACGCTGGGCGTGGACGCGGAACGGATCGACGTGGTGCCCAACGGCACGCCGCCGGTGACCGGCCCGGCGCTGCCCCGCACCCTCCACCCGTCACTGCTGGTGCTCGGTCGCCTGGTGCCGCACAAGCGGGTCGAGATCGCCCTGCGTACGGTCGCCGAACTCGCCGACGAACTGCCGGAACTGGAACTTGTGGTGGCCGGCCAGGGCTGGTGGGAAGAGCCGCTACGCGAACTAGCCGGCACGCTCGGCATCACCGACCGGGTGCGGTTCGCCGGCTTCGTCACCGAGGAGGAGAAGCACGCGCTGCTCTGCTCGTCCTGGCTTGCGCTCACCCCCTCACTGAAGGAGGGCTGGGGCCTGACCATCGTGGAGGCTGCCGCCCGTAGCACCCCCACCCTGGCCTTCCGCTATGCCGGCGGGGTCGCCGAGGCGATGGTCGACACCGAGACCGGCGTGCTCGTCGACGACGAGCAGGAGTTCACCACGGTCGTCCGGGACCTGCTCGCCGATGACGTACGGCGCAAGGACATGGGCGAAGCCGCGCTGGCCCACGCGGCCCGGTTCACCTGGGCCGCCACCGGCGCACGCTTCGCGCAACTGGTCGCCCGCGCCACCGCCCGGACCGGCTGA
- a CDS encoding polysaccharide biosynthesis protein, with protein sequence MTQTTGRDTAATRLGRAGAAVTVATLVTNALAYVVPVLGARRLTAADLGALATVLALGAIAAVPGFGLQIAVAAHRARWGGGGTARLGLRTATLTAAVTLAAAPVLTVALRLPIALTLLLAATTFATVLSGRWLGEVQGDQRFLRLAAAMTVLAAGRYGGLVIGLLLGQGPVLCLLLATLTGLLALPVLARLAAPPANARTPAAALTPIAAPGPVAAATPIAAAGPVAAATPIAASGPVAAAGPVAAATGPGEDRADTQPTPVASGSGALPRLTARQVMTACGATLAMLTISYADLILARQLLPAAGSGAYAVGAVLTKGALWAPQVVTLLVLPRLARNDHRARLVALTLILTCGAVLVAAAAVGGELAFRLAGGTDYLHLASSAPLFAATGALYAVLFMLVNDRVATAARWPAAPLWLAAVGLAGATTLIAPRTVTGVLSCALATAAVTTVVMAWLVFRPSRR encoded by the coding sequence ATGACGCAGACGACGGGTAGAGACACGGCGGCGACGCGCCTCGGCCGGGCCGGTGCCGCCGTCACGGTCGCCACCCTGGTCACCAACGCCCTCGCGTACGTGGTTCCGGTGCTGGGCGCACGCCGACTCACCGCCGCCGACCTCGGCGCACTGGCTACGGTGCTCGCGCTCGGCGCGATCGCCGCGGTGCCCGGCTTCGGCCTACAGATCGCGGTGGCCGCGCATCGGGCCCGTTGGGGCGGCGGTGGCACAGCCCGGCTGGGGCTGCGCACCGCGACGCTCACCGCGGCGGTCACCCTCGCCGCCGCGCCCGTCCTGACGGTGGCCCTGCGCCTGCCGATCGCGCTGACGCTGCTGCTGGCGGCCACCACCTTCGCCACCGTGTTGTCCGGCCGCTGGCTCGGGGAGGTTCAGGGCGACCAGCGTTTCCTGCGGCTGGCCGCAGCGATGACCGTGCTTGCCGCCGGCCGCTACGGCGGCCTGGTCATCGGCCTCCTGCTCGGTCAGGGGCCGGTGCTCTGCCTGCTGCTGGCCACCCTCACCGGCCTGCTCGCGCTCCCGGTCCTGGCCCGCCTCGCCGCCCCGCCCGCCAACGCCCGCACCCCGGCCGCAGCCCTCACCCCGATCGCAGCCCCCGGCCCGGTCGCAGCCGCCACCCCGATCGCAGCCGCCGGCCCGGTCGCAGCCGCCACCCCGATCGCAGCTTCCGGCCCGGTCGCAGCCGCCGGCCCGGTCGCAGCCGCCACCGGGCCGGGAGAGGACCGGGCGGACACTCAGCCGACGCCTGTCGCGTCGGGCAGCGGGGCGCTGCCCCGGTTGACCGCCCGACAGGTGATGACCGCGTGCGGCGCGACGCTGGCGATGCTCACCATCTCGTACGCCGATCTGATCCTCGCCCGTCAGCTGCTCCCGGCCGCCGGCTCGGGCGCCTACGCGGTCGGCGCGGTGCTCACCAAGGGTGCACTGTGGGCACCTCAGGTGGTCACCCTGTTGGTGCTGCCCCGGCTGGCCCGCAACGACCACCGGGCCCGGCTGGTGGCACTGACCCTGATCCTGACCTGCGGGGCGGTGCTGGTGGCCGCGGCGGCCGTCGGCGGTGAGCTGGCGTTCCGGCTCGCCGGCGGCACCGACTACCTGCACCTGGCCAGCTCGGCTCCGCTCTTCGCCGCCACCGGCGCCCTCTACGCGGTGCTCTTCATGCTGGTGAACGACCGGGTGGCGACCGCCGCCCGGTGGCCGGCCGCCCCGCTGTGGTTGGCCGCCGTCGGCCTGGCCGGCGCCACCACGCTCATCGCGCCGCGTACCGTCACGGGGGTGCTGTCCTGCGCGCTGGCCACCGCTGCGGTGACCACGGTGGTGATGGCCTGGCTCGTCTTCCGACCGTCCCGTCGCTGA
- a CDS encoding VanW family protein, translated as MTLYGEKRPPADDDRPTVQVAAVSWPVEEPVREAPEAPQGERKRSSRFRILLATGVTTAVLASVGAVAVWAYAGDVPRGTTVLGTELGGRSKSDAARELRAQLDRRAAELSTPIQVRVGEQTAEINPADVGLTVDVDATVAAAVAADAHAMDRLVGSREVEPVVSVDVPKLAAELEKLVGKQGKKMTMPAITFSGTKPKVRYPKPSLDVDPEHSAQVVKEGWLSGQPVTVPLVENHPATSAEEVDRMVAELAEPAVAAPVKLSTDRGSVDIPPQAIAKGLRFKADKAGKLTPSVDVKRLRAALGDRLDAVEVAPKDAKMAISGGKPKVTDGREGQQVDTSKLGDDLLAVLPRSTDRTVSAELKPVQPKLTAEKIGTLGIKEKVASFTTNFTGGLGSPRSQNIVTIAKDVDGTVVLPGETFSLNGHTGERGYAQGYRDAPVIMDGKLVPGVGGGTSQFTTTLFNAIYYAGLEDVEHKPHSYYFSRYPAVIESTIFWPNLDFKFRNNTEYGVLIDTSYTGNSITVAIWSTKIWDSVKTEYSPRRNITSPKTVYLDPGPSCIPASGSQGFTQDAFRVIKKDGKVVKREKFTWTYAAEPRFICAKQPS; from the coding sequence GTGACGCTGTACGGCGAAAAACGTCCGCCCGCTGACGACGACCGGCCCACCGTGCAGGTGGCGGCGGTCAGCTGGCCCGTGGAGGAACCGGTCCGAGAAGCACCGGAGGCTCCGCAGGGCGAACGGAAGCGGTCCAGCCGGTTCCGCATCCTGCTCGCCACCGGCGTGACCACCGCCGTACTCGCCTCGGTCGGTGCGGTGGCCGTCTGGGCGTACGCCGGTGACGTTCCGCGCGGCACCACCGTGCTCGGTACCGAACTCGGTGGGCGCAGCAAGTCTGATGCGGCGCGGGAGCTACGCGCGCAGCTCGACCGCCGCGCGGCCGAGCTCTCCACCCCCATCCAGGTACGGGTCGGTGAGCAGACCGCCGAGATCAACCCGGCCGACGTCGGGCTCACCGTCGACGTGGACGCGACGGTGGCCGCCGCCGTGGCAGCCGACGCCCACGCGATGGACCGCCTGGTCGGCTCGCGCGAGGTCGAACCGGTGGTCTCGGTCGACGTACCGAAGCTGGCGGCCGAGTTGGAGAAGCTCGTCGGCAAGCAGGGCAAGAAGATGACGATGCCGGCCATCACCTTCTCCGGCACCAAGCCGAAGGTGCGCTATCCCAAGCCGAGCCTCGACGTCGACCCCGAGCACTCCGCGCAGGTGGTCAAGGAGGGCTGGCTGAGCGGGCAGCCGGTGACCGTGCCGCTTGTGGAGAACCACCCGGCCACCTCGGCCGAGGAGGTCGACCGGATGGTCGCCGAGCTGGCCGAGCCGGCCGTGGCGGCGCCGGTCAAGCTGTCCACCGACCGGGGCTCGGTGGACATTCCGCCGCAGGCGATCGCCAAGGGCCTGCGGTTCAAGGCCGACAAGGCCGGCAAGCTCACCCCCAGCGTGGACGTCAAGCGACTGCGAGCCGCCCTCGGCGACCGCCTCGACGCGGTGGAGGTGGCGCCCAAGGACGCCAAGATGGCCATCTCCGGCGGCAAGCCGAAGGTGACGGACGGGCGCGAAGGGCAGCAGGTGGACACCAGCAAGCTCGGTGACGACCTGCTGGCGGTCCTGCCCCGCAGCACGGACCGGACGGTTTCCGCCGAGCTCAAGCCGGTCCAGCCGAAGCTCACCGCGGAGAAGATCGGCACCCTTGGCATCAAGGAGAAGGTGGCCTCCTTCACCACCAACTTCACCGGTGGTCTCGGTTCGCCGCGCAGCCAGAACATCGTGACCATCGCCAAGGACGTGGATGGCACCGTGGTGCTGCCCGGCGAGACGTTCTCGCTCAACGGGCACACCGGCGAACGCGGCTACGCGCAGGGCTACCGGGACGCGCCGGTCATCATGGACGGCAAGCTGGTGCCCGGGGTCGGCGGGGGCACCTCCCAGTTCACCACCACGCTCTTCAACGCGATCTACTACGCGGGCCTGGAGGACGTCGAGCACAAGCCGCACTCGTACTACTTCAGCCGGTACCCGGCGGTCATCGAGTCGACGATCTTCTGGCCCAACCTCGACTTCAAGTTCCGCAACAACACCGAGTACGGCGTCCTGATCGACACCTCGTACACCGGCAACTCCATCACCGTCGCCATCTGGAGCACGAAGATCTGGGACAGCGTCAAGACCGAGTACAGCCCTCGGCGGAACATCACCTCGCCCAAGACGGTCTACCTCGACCCGGGTCCGAGCTGCATTCCCGCCAGCGGCAGCCAGGGCTTCACCCAGGACGCCTTCCGGGTCATCAAGAAGGACGGCAAGGTCGTCAAGCGGGAGAAGTTCACCTGGACCTACGCTGCCGAACCGCGCTTCATCTGCGCCAAGCAGCCTTCCTGA